A segment of the Superficieibacter sp. HKU1 genome:
TGGCGGTCCAGCAGGAACTGTTGCCGCAGGTTAATACCGTCGCGCCGTTCAGCGATCGTGCCGACAAAACGGTGGTCGCCGGGCAGAGTTTTGGCGGGCTGTCGTCATTATTCGCCGCGCTGCACTGGCCGGAGCGCTTTGGCTGCGCGCTGAGCCAGTCGGGATCGTACTGGTGGCCGCATCGCGGCGGTAAGCACACCGGCGAGCTTGAAGCGCAAATCGCGCGCGGCGATCTGACGCCGAACGGGCTGAGACTGGTACTGGAAGCGGGCGTGCGTGAACCGATTATTCTGCGCGCCAACCAGGCGATGCGCGAACAGCTTCAGCAGGCCGGACAGCCGGTAGAGTGGCGACAGGTGGAAGGCGGTCACGATGCGCTGTGCTGGCGCGGCGGGCTGACCTCGGGCCTGATTTATCTTTTGCAGCCGCAGTCATAACGGGAGTGGGCGATGCAATTCAGTAATCCTTTCGATAATCCGCAGGGACAATTTTATCTTCTGCAAAATGTGCATCAGCAGTTCAGCCTCTGGCCGCAGCACTGTGCATTGCCGGACGGCTGGAACGTTATCTGCGAGCCGCAATCCCGGCAGGCCTGTGATGACTGGCTCGCTGCCCACTGGACCATATTAAAACCTGCGCAATTTGCCCGTTAAGGAATTTGTTATGACCCTCCGTCTGCCGCTGGTAGCCGCTCAGCCTGGGATCTGGATGGCTGAAAAACTCTCCACGCTGCCGAACGCCTGGAGCGTGGCGCACTACGTTGAACTCCACGGCGAACTGGACGCCGCCCTGCTGCAAAAGGCGATTATTACCGGGATGATGCAGGCCGACACCCTGCGCATGCGCTTTACGGAAGACGAGGGCGACGTCTGGCAGTGGGTCGATGAGCAGGCCGAATTTTCGCTCCCCGCGTTACGCGATCTGCGCGGGCAGGCCGATCCGCACCAGGCCGCGCTGGCGCAAATGCAGGCGGATTTACACCAGAATCTGCGCGCGGATAGCGGTAATGCGCTGGTGTGTCACCAGATTATCCAGGTCGGCGATCGTTGCTGGTACTGGTATCAGCGCTATCATCACCTGCTGGTTGATGGCTTTAGTTTTCCGGCCATCACCCGCCAGATTGCGGCGATTTATCGCGCCTGGCAGCGGGGCGAACCCACGCCCGAATCGCCCTTTACCCCCTTTGCTGAAGTGGTGGAGGAGTACCAACGCTATCGCGATAGCGACGCCCGGACGCGCGATGCACAATTCTGGGCGGAACAACGCCGCCAGCTTCCTGCACCCGCTTCCCTCTCTCCGGCACCGCTGCCGGGCAGGGCGGCGAGTACTGACATTCTGCGCCTGAAGCTCAGCGCGAGCCGGATGGCGTTTAATCAGCTTGCCGCCGCCGCGCCTCACTGCCAGCGGGCGGATCTCGCTCTGGCGCTGGCCGCGCTGTGGCTGGGACGACTGTGCGGACGCAACGATTACGCCGCCGGG
Coding sequences within it:
- a CDS encoding MbtH family NRPS accessory protein gives rise to the protein MQFSNPFDNPQGQFYLLQNVHQQFSLWPQHCALPDGWNVICEPQSRQACDDWLAAHWTILKPAQFAR